In one Mus caroli chromosome 14, CAROLI_EIJ_v1.1, whole genome shotgun sequence genomic region, the following are encoded:
- the LOC110309408 gene encoding granzyme B(G,H) — protein MKLLLLLLTLSLASRTKAGEIIGGHEVKPHSRPYMAFLWIMDQQPETRCGGFLIREDFVLTAAHCAGSKINVTLGAHNIKEQEKTQQVIPVVKHIPHPDYDSKTFSNDIMLLKLKSKAKRTRAVRPLNLPRRNVNVKPGDVCYVAGWGRMAPMGKYSNTLQEVELTVQKDRECESHLKNYYNKTNQICAGDPKTKRASFRGDSGGPLVCKKVAAGIVSYGQKDGSTPRAFTKVSSFLSWIKKSMKSN, from the exons ATGAAGCTCCTCCTGCTACTGCTGACCttgtctctggcctccaggaCAAAGGCAG GGGAGATCATCGGGGGACATGAAGTCAAGCCCCACTCTCGACCCTACATGGCCTTCCTTTGGATCATGGATCAGCAGCCTGAGACGAGGTGTGGGGGCTTCCTTATCCGAGAGGACTTTGTGCTGACTGCTGCTCACTGTGCAGGAAG TAAAATAAATGTCACTTTGGGGGCCCACAACATCAAAGAACAGGAGAAGACCCAGCAAGTCATCCCTGTGGTAAAACACATTCCCCACCCAGACTATGATTCTAAGACATTCTCCAATGACATCATGCTGCTAAAG CTGAAGAGTAAGGCCAAGAGGACTAGAGCTGTGAGGCCCCTCAACCTGCCCAGGCGCAATGTCAATGTGAAGCCAGGAGATGTGTGCTATGTGGCTGGTTGGGGAAGGATGGCCCCAATGGGCAAATACTCAAACACGCTACAAGAGGTTGAGCTGACTGTACAGAAGGATCGGGAGTGTGAGTCCcacttaaaaaattattacaaCAAAACCAATCAGATATGTGCGGGGGACCCAAAGACCAAACGTGCTTCCTTTCGG GGGGATTCTGGAGGCCCGCTTGTGTGTAAAAAAGTGGCTGCAGGCATAGTTTCCTATGGACAGAAGGATGGTTCAACTCCACGTGCTTTCACCAAAGTCTCGAGTTTCCTATCCTGGATAAAGAAATCGATGAAAAGCAACTAA